From Candidatus Dadabacteria bacterium, the proteins below share one genomic window:
- a CDS encoding helix-turn-helix transcriptional regulator, which translates to MSYAIEHIASALRKAREAKGLSQRELGKKAGVPQGHISKIENGAVDLRVSSLVALARTLDLELALAPRKIVPALKSLVRSSATDALRERVTPQPLYSLDEEGDD; encoded by the coding sequence ATGAGCTATGCGATTGAACATATAGCCAGCGCGCTGAGGAAGGCCCGCGAGGCAAAGGGGCTCAGCCAGCGTGAACTCGGCAAAAAAGCAGGCGTTCCGCAGGGCCATATCTCAAAGATTGAGAACGGCGCGGTCGACCTCAGAGTTTCAAGTCTGGTAGCGCTAGCCCGCACTCTTGACCTGGAACTCGCGCTCGCCCCGCGCAAGATTGTTCCCGCCTTGAAATCGCTTGTGCGTAGCAGCGCCACGGACGCACTGCGGGAAAGGGTAACCCCGCAGCCGCTCTACAGTCTTGATGAGGAAGGAGATGACTGA
- the fabF gene encoding beta-ketoacyl-ACP synthase II, whose protein sequence is MGRRVAVTGIGLITPVGVGNDATWSSICEGTPGVSRVSSFNPSDLKTQIAGQVEDFEPTLYMEPKDAKRNDRFIQLSIAATKLALEDAGLEVTDDIAGRTGTFIGSGIGGMKTFYDTVLTMENKGPNRVSPFFIPNIVTNMASGYVSIRFNAKGPNCSSTTACSASGHSLALSAKIIQDGKADVMIAGGAEAPLIPLTFAAFNAMKALSTRNDEPETASRPFEMGRDGFILSEGAGVLILEELEFAKKRGASIYAEVLGSGMSADAFHITAPSLEGPSSCMNAALEDSGLNPGDVDYINAHGTSTRLNDVNETNAIKEVFGEDARRIPVSSTKSMTGHLLGAAGAVEAAICVLALRDGVLPPTINLFESDPECDLDYIPHTARDSKIKVALSNSYGFGGTNVSVALRKFD, encoded by the coding sequence ATGGGAAGAAGGGTAGCGGTTACAGGTATAGGGCTTATAACGCCCGTCGGGGTGGGGAACGACGCCACTTGGTCTTCGATTTGCGAAGGGACCCCCGGAGTGAGCAGGGTTTCGTCCTTCAATCCCTCGGATCTTAAAACGCAGATCGCGGGGCAGGTGGAGGATTTCGAACCGACGCTCTATATGGAGCCGAAGGACGCGAAGAGAAACGACAGGTTCATCCAGCTCTCCATCGCGGCCACCAAGCTCGCGCTTGAGGATGCCGGGCTTGAGGTTACCGACGATATCGCCGGGCGCACGGGGACTTTTATCGGATCGGGAATCGGCGGGATGAAAACCTTCTACGACACCGTCCTCACGATGGAGAACAAGGGTCCTAACCGCGTTTCCCCGTTTTTCATACCGAACATAGTGACCAACATGGCTTCGGGATACGTCTCAATAAGGTTTAACGCCAAGGGTCCCAACTGCTCTTCGACGACCGCGTGTTCCGCAAGCGGTCACTCGCTTGCGCTTTCCGCCAAGATAATACAGGACGGCAAGGCGGACGTTATGATAGCCGGCGGAGCCGAAGCTCCGCTGATCCCCCTTACCTTCGCGGCTTTTAACGCCATGAAGGCGCTTTCGACCAGAAACGACGAGCCGGAGACCGCGTCGAGGCCGTTTGAGATGGGGCGCGACGGGTTTATCCTCTCGGAAGGGGCGGGAGTGCTGATCCTTGAAGAGCTCGAGTTCGCGAAAAAAAGGGGTGCCAGCATATACGCCGAGGTGCTCGGCTCAGGAATGAGCGCCGACGCCTTTCACATCACGGCGCCTTCGCTTGAGGGACCGTCAAGCTGCATGAACGCGGCTCTGGAGGATTCGGGCCTTAATCCCGGGGACGTGGATTACATAAACGCCCACGGAACCTCGACGCGTCTTAACGACGTTAACGAAACCAACGCGATCAAGGAAGTGTTCGGCGAGGACGCCCGGCGAATTCCGGTGAGTTCCACGAAATCCATGACCGGCCATCTGCTCGGCGCGGCGGGGGCGGTGGAAGCGGCAATCTGCGTGCTTGCGCTTCGAGACGGCGTTTTGCCGCCGACTATAAACCTTTTTGAGAGCGATCCCGAATGCGATCTGGATTACATTCCGCACACCGCGAGAGACAGTAAGATAAAAGTGGCTCTCAGCAATTCCTACGGTTTCGGTGGAACGAACGTAAGTGTCGCGCTACGCAAGTTCGACTGA
- a CDS encoding type II toxin-antitoxin system HipA family toxin has protein sequence MTDVHVLDVLLYGDPIGTLTRVGDDRALFAFNDSYIGDSAKPTLGLGFKDRFGELITGFPPTQTRLIPFFSNLLPEDPMRTYLADRAGVKPVREFFLLWALGADLSGAVTVTPSGGELWPSDVSDDSDRGSGRRENALRFSLAGVQLKFSAVEKARGGLTLPARGVGGSWIVKLPSLHFAGVPENEFSMMTLARLLGINVPEVRLISVDSIENLPEDIGRLSGQALAVRRFDRSDDGGAVHVEDFAQVFGIYPEEKYKKASARNIATVIGAECGEDDIAEFIRRLTFNTLIGNADMHLKNWSLIYPDRRNAALAPAYDFVSTIAYIEDNEAALKFSRTKCFDRYSEDELSHLAAKALLPEKLVLDTVRETVALFYQYWNAEKANLPLPDNAVKAIENHLKIIPLAI, from the coding sequence ATGACTGACGTACATGTTCTGGATGTCCTGCTTTACGGCGACCCCATAGGCACGCTTACCCGCGTAGGGGACGACCGCGCCTTATTCGCCTTCAATGACTCCTATATCGGGGACTCTGCAAAGCCCACGCTCGGTCTGGGGTTCAAGGACCGGTTCGGAGAACTGATTACCGGGTTTCCGCCCACGCAGACGCGGCTGATACCGTTTTTTTCAAACCTGCTTCCCGAAGACCCCATGCGCACCTACCTTGCGGATCGTGCGGGGGTAAAACCCGTCCGTGAGTTCTTCCTGCTCTGGGCGCTTGGCGCGGACCTTTCGGGAGCGGTCACCGTTACCCCCTCGGGCGGTGAATTATGGCCGTCGGATGTCTCCGACGACAGCGACCGCGGCAGCGGTCGGCGTGAGAATGCCCTGCGATTTTCTCTGGCCGGCGTACAGCTTAAGTTCTCAGCCGTTGAGAAGGCTCGCGGCGGTCTTACCCTCCCGGCCAGAGGCGTCGGCGGTTCATGGATAGTCAAGCTGCCTTCTCTTCATTTTGCGGGAGTGCCCGAGAACGAGTTCTCGATGATGACACTTGCCCGGCTCCTGGGCATAAACGTGCCGGAGGTGCGCCTCATCAGCGTTGACTCGATCGAAAACCTGCCCGAAGACATCGGTCGCTTAAGCGGACAGGCGCTTGCCGTCAGGCGCTTTGATCGGTCAGATGACGGCGGCGCGGTTCACGTCGAGGACTTTGCTCAGGTTTTCGGCATCTATCCGGAGGAGAAGTATAAAAAGGCCAGCGCGCGTAACATTGCCACAGTGATCGGGGCCGAATGCGGCGAGGATGACATTGCCGAGTTTATCCGCCGCCTGACCTTCAACACGCTTATCGGCAATGCCGACATGCACCTTAAGAACTGGTCCCTCATTTATCCCGACAGGCGCAATGCGGCACTGGCACCGGCCTATGATTTTGTTTCCACGATTGCCTATATAGAGGACAACGAGGCCGCTTTGAAATTCAGCCGGACCAAGTGCTTTGATCGCTATTCAGAGGATGAGCTTTCCCATCTTGCCGCCAAGGCCCTGCTGCCGGAGAAGCTCGTTCTGGACACTGTGCGTGAAACCGTCGCGTTGTTTTACCAGTACTGGAATGCGGAGAAGGCAAATCTTCCGTTGCCGGACAATGCCGTCAAGGCCATAGAGAATCATCTTAAGATTATCCCCTTGGCGATATGA
- the acpP gene encoding acyl carrier protein: MAKDNAEILAKVKEMIASHLGKAEDEITPDSSFIEDLGADSLDLVELIMSMEDEFGLEISDEDAENIITVQDAINFIQSSVEAASEDE, from the coding sequence ATGGCAAAGGATAATGCTGAAATTTTAGCTAAGGTAAAGGAGATGATCGCGAGCCATCTCGGCAAAGCCGAGGATGAGATAACTCCCGATTCTTCCTTTATAGAGGATCTCGGAGCCGACTCGCTTGACCTCGTGGAACTTATAATGTCCATGGAGGATGAGTTCGGGCTTGAGATCTCGGATGAAGACGCGGAGAACATAATAACCGTTCAGGACGCGATCAACTTTATCCAGAGTTCAGTTGAAGCCGCTTCGGAGGATGAATAA